In Candidatus Falkowbacteria bacterium, a genomic segment contains:
- a CDS encoding S8 family serine peptidase, with the protein MSIRKKIVLVMLLFLCGTQTQALVFGAQPEKSLHETKRTDSIIVKYKGEISARKIILTSTDTVEKAIARFNKNPRVEYAEPNYIFQASLVPDDTHYTNQWYLRRIKAPDAWSYASTSPAVVIAIIDSGVQIDHPDISPNLWINASEINNNKKDDDGNGLVDDYYGWDFINNLADPRPKFKQGFTEAGVLHGTIVAGIAAASGNNKEGVTGVTWKAKIMSLKALDDAGNGDTASVAKAVDYAVAKGANIINLSFVGFSYSRSLKEAIERAVKADVIVVAPAGNEESVGHGVNLNTKPIYPACYKDDAKKPLVVGVAATDAIDQKAVFSGYGNDCVALAAPGISFYSTSVFAPTQNLPGKPFNQYYDGYWSGTSVAVPLVSGALALIQGANPQLSSSQSLKILLDTTDNINAINPDYSGQLGKGRLNLYTAISSATASLKTREVRLVIAPALKVEPFVKITDRTGFVIDEFLAYDRSFKGGVVLASGDINNDGEDEIITGPASGLESDIKIFDKEGNFIRHFLAYPAFFKGGVNIATADLNSDGKYEIITAPASGYKSEIKVFTGEGKLVRSFLAYPASFKGGASIAVGDVMGNSSQEIVVGTGKTGIPQVKIFSDTGKVLSSFLADKRSAATGLRIALLDIDGNARRRQSEIVITRQSNSALAVVTDYKGNVRRQWPVYGSSFRGDVKVLTADINADGLKEIIASPGSGGGPHLRFFNHLGNLINSFYAYSPDFNGGVNMAVFYIKR; encoded by the coding sequence ATGTCTATACGAAAAAAAATAGTTTTAGTTATGTTACTTTTTTTGTGCGGGACGCAAACCCAAGCTTTGGTTTTTGGTGCGCAGCCAGAAAAGAGTTTACACGAAACAAAAAGAACAGACTCAATTATAGTAAAATATAAAGGAGAAATTTCTGCTCGTAAAATTATTTTAACCTCTACTGATACTGTAGAAAAAGCCATTGCGCGATTTAATAAAAACCCTCGGGTTGAATATGCTGAGCCAAATTATATTTTTCAAGCAAGTTTAGTGCCAGATGATACTCATTATACAAACCAATGGTATTTACGTCGGATTAAAGCTCCTGATGCATGGAGTTATGCATCAACAAGTCCAGCCGTAGTAATTGCTATTATTGATTCAGGTGTACAAATTGATCATCCAGATATTTCGCCAAATCTTTGGATAAATGCTTCTGAAATAAATAATAATAAAAAAGATGATGACGGTAATGGTTTAGTGGATGATTATTATGGATGGGATTTTATAAATAATCTTGCTGATCCAAGGCCAAAATTTAAACAAGGTTTTACAGAAGCTGGTGTTCTGCATGGGACAATTGTGGCCGGCATTGCGGCGGCTTCAGGAAATAATAAGGAAGGTGTAACGGGTGTGACTTGGAAGGCAAAAATAATGAGCTTAAAAGCTTTAGATGATGCTGGTAATGGTGATACGGCTAGTGTTGCCAAAGCTGTAGATTATGCCGTTGCTAAAGGAGCAAATATTATAAATTTAAGTTTTGTTGGATTCTCATATAGTCGCAGTTTAAAAGAAGCCATTGAACGAGCTGTAAAAGCTGATGTTATTGTGGTAGCACCAGCCGGAAATGAAGAGTCAGTTGGACATGGAGTAAATTTAAATACTAAACCAATTTACCCCGCTTGTTATAAAGACGATGCCAAAAAACCATTAGTAGTTGGTGTGGCTGCCACAGATGCTATTGATCAAAAAGCAGTTTTTTCTGGTTATGGAAATGACTGTGTGGCTTTAGCAGCTCCAGGTATTAGTTTTTATTCAACTTCTGTTTTCGCACCCACTCAAAATCTTCCAGGAAAACCTTTTAATCAATATTATGATGGGTATTGGTCGGGGACGTCTGTTGCGGTCCCGTTAGTGAGCGGTGCTTTGGCTTTAATTCAAGGTGCAAATCCACAATTATCATCTTCTCAAAGTTTGAAAATATTATTAGATACAACCGATAATATCAATGCGATTAATCCTGACTATTCAGGGCAGCTTGGTAAAGGAAGATTAAATCTCTATACGGCTATATCTTCGGCTACTGCATCTTTAAAAACTCGTGAAGTTCGGTTGGTAATTGCCCCAGCCTTAAAGGTTGAACCTTTTGTAAAAATTACTGATCGTACCGGGTTTGTGATAGATGAATTTTTAGCCTATGATCGATCTTTCAAAGGTGGTGTAGTGTTAGCCAGTGGTGATATTAATAATGATGGTGAAGATGAAATTATTACCGGTCCGGCTAGCGGATTAGAGAGTGATATTAAAATTTTTGATAAGGAGGGAAATTTTATACGACATTTTCTAGCTTATCCAGCTTTTTTTAAGGGAGGTGTGAATATAGCTACTGCTGATTTGAATAGTGACGGAAAATATGAGATTATTACCGCACCAGCCAGTGGGTATAAATCTGAAATAAAAGTCTTCACTGGGGAGGGTAAACTGGTTCGATCATTTTTGGCTTATCCAGCATCATTCAAGGGCGGAGCCAGTATTGCCGTTGGAGATGTTATGGGTAATTCAAGTCAGGAAATTGTGGTTGGAACCGGCAAAACCGGAATTCCACAAGTTAAAATATTTTCTGATACGGGAAAAGTATTAAGTAGCTTTTTGGCGGATAAGCGATCGGCTGCCACTGGCCTACGAATTGCCTTACTAGATATTGACGGAAATGCTCGTCGTCGACAATCGGAAATTGTCATTACTAGACAAAGTAATTCTGCTCTTGCGGTAGTTACAGATTACAAAGGCAATGTGCGACGTCAATGGCCGGTATATGGATCTTCATTTCGCGGTGATGTCAAAGTTTTAACGGCTGATATTAATGCCGATGGATTAAAGGAAATTATTGCTTCACCTGGTTCTGGTGGCGGTCCACATCTTAGATTTTTTAATCATTTAGGAAATTTAATAAATTCATTTTATGCCTACTCACCTGATTTTAATGGTGGAGTTAATATGGCGGTTTTTTATATAAAGCGTTAA
- a CDS encoding DUF2304 family protein: MIQELLALIVIFLFLGRLGWQLYKQQIPRGQFIFWLIFWLTGGVLIIYIKEIDTFVAQLGFSSSGIQILFYIAVAIIFYFIFRMRLKMEKIESDLTIITRLLALQSPQQNKHFDTSKLDSDSDTINK, from the coding sequence ATGATTCAAGAATTATTAGCCTTAATTGTCATCTTTCTTTTTTTGGGTCGGCTTGGCTGGCAATTGTATAAACAACAAATTCCTCGTGGTCAGTTTATTTTTTGGTTAATTTTTTGGTTAACTGGGGGAGTGCTGATTATTTATATAAAGGAGATTGATACCTTTGTCGCTCAACTAGGTTTTTCCAGTTCAGGAATTCAAATTTTATTCTATATTGCCGTGGCTATAATTTTTTATTTTATTTTTCGGATGAGATTAAAAATGGAAAAAATTGAAAGTGATCTAACAATTATTACACGATTATTAGCTCTGCAATCACCTCAGCAGAATAAACATTTTGATACTTCAAAACTTGATTCTGATTCA
- a CDS encoding NAD-dependent epimerase/dehydratase family protein: MNNKTIFDKKNVLVIGGAGFIGSHLCDELIKDAKVICIDNFSSGDEKNIDHLLADPNFRFIRHDMCEPINFKEFFELDSFKIEFQGIQEIYNLACPTTPIHFQKNRVANLLSNSYAVKNALDLAIKYQAKFLHFSSSVVYGSRDSDNSLVNEDYLGTVDMLSERCSYDEGKRFAESMVKTYKDVYGVDTKIVRVFRIYGPRMALDRGNMLPDFISQALDNSDLLIYGTKEFSSSFCYITDCIDGVLKLMNSDLFGPVNIGSDQDINITEIAEKIVSMLDSKSKITYAENLLFMTPLRLPDISRARDLLGWMPLVKIDAGLEKTISNLRADKNVKRIGYSPE; this comes from the coding sequence ATGAACAACAAAACTATTTTTGATAAGAAAAATGTGCTAGTCATTGGTGGAGCTGGTTTTATTGGCTCTCACTTATGTGATGAATTAATCAAGGATGCAAAAGTAATTTGTATTGATAATTTTTCTTCAGGCGATGAAAAAAATATCGATCATTTATTAGCTGATCCAAATTTCCGATTTATTCGTCATGACATGTGTGAACCAATCAACTTCAAAGAATTTTTTGAACTTGATAGTTTTAAAATTGAGTTTCAAGGTATTCAAGAAATTTACAATTTAGCTTGTCCAACCACGCCAATCCATTTTCAGAAAAATCGTGTGGCTAACTTATTATCAAATTCCTATGCTGTGAAAAATGCTTTGGATTTGGCCATTAAATATCAAGCAAAATTCCTTCATTTTTCTTCATCTGTTGTCTATGGTTCTCGTGATTCTGACAATTCTTTAGTTAACGAAGACTATTTAGGAACCGTTGATATGTTATCTGAACGTTGTTCCTATGATGAGGGCAAGCGTTTTGCTGAAAGTATGGTTAAAACCTATAAAGATGTGTATGGTGTTGATACCAAGATAGTTCGTGTCTTTAGAATCTATGGTCCTCGTATGGCCCTTGATCGAGGAAATATGTTACCAGATTTTATCAGTCAAGCTCTAGATAATTCTGATCTATTAATTTATGGTACAAAAGAATTTTCTTCATCTTTTTGTTATATTACTGACTGTATAGATGGCGTTTTAAAGTTAATGAACTCTGATTTGTTTGGTCCAGTGAATATTGGTTCTGACCAAGACATAAATATTACAGAAATAGCAGAAAAAATTGTTTCTATGTTGGATTCAAAATCAAAAATTACCTATGCCGAGAATTTATTGTTTATGACTCCTCTCCGATTACCTGATATTTCTCGAGCTCGTGATTTATTAGGTTGGATGCCTTTGGTTAAGATTGATGCTGGGCTTGAAAAAACAATCAGCAACTTACGAGCTGATAAAAATGTGAAGCGTATTGGGTATAGTCCAGAATAA
- a CDS encoding glycosyltransferase family 2 protein, producing the protein MKVACVIPAYNVKEHLPTVVAELQNLVDEIVVVNDCSTDGTGELATTLPVNLLHHSINRGQGAALKTGTQYALEKGADVIIHFDGDGQFRSEDIPIVLSPLRSDEADIVFGSRFLNKTTDLPFLKRYIIMPLARFINWLFFNITLTDPQSGFRAMNKKAALLINWQQDRMAHCNEILILAHKKPLRIVEVPITVLYKHFGQRFSGGIKILRDLFFAHLNK; encoded by the coding sequence ATGAAAGTTGCTTGCGTCATTCCAGCATATAATGTTAAAGAACATCTACCAACAGTTGTGGCCGAGCTGCAAAATTTGGTAGATGAGATTGTTGTTGTTAATGATTGTTCTACTGATGGCACAGGTGAATTAGCGACGACATTGCCAGTTAACCTCTTACACCATTCAATCAATCGAGGCCAAGGTGCAGCCTTAAAAACCGGAACGCAGTACGCATTAGAGAAAGGAGCGGATGTAATTATTCACTTTGATGGTGATGGACAATTTCGCTCAGAAGATATTCCGATTGTTCTTTCACCGTTGCGTAGTGATGAAGCTGACATAGTGTTTGGTTCTCGTTTTTTGAATAAAACCACTGATTTACCTTTTTTAAAACGATATATTATAATGCCTTTGGCCCGTTTTATTAATTGGCTTTTTTTTAATATTACATTAACCGACCCTCAAAGTGGTTTTCGAGCTATGAATAAAAAGGCTGCTTTGTTAATAAATTGGCAGCAGGATCGAATGGCTCATTGTAATGAAATATTAATCTTGGCCCACAAGAAACCATTACGAATTGTTGAGGTTCCAATTACTGTATTATACAAACATTTTGGTCAACGTTTTTCTGGGGGTATAAAAATTTTACGTGATCTATTTTTTGCCCATCTTAATAAATAA